The following are encoded together in the Bradyrhizobium algeriense genome:
- a CDS encoding Wzz/FepE/Etk N-terminal domain-containing protein, whose product MLQTNRTDNWENRDKMPPEFRPAPVVSLAEVLGVLAFIRRHVLIISLTCFAALGVATLYLITAVPTFTAKALLIVNSKTTFVDAAAVSTIVQSQIGIIKSESIASAVIDRLRLAQDPEFATGQGSGMISRLLGWSKPQTEVSAARYALEPFERKLSAKRVGATYLVEVTFDSKDPDRAAQILNAVAEKYITHQMDKAGLQDEKWVKDRLNDLSTQALAAQKALEDYSKNRKEPADSAATIDKLVAAAESSKSAYDNFRHVLRKTEATQQQSSPVFDASLVTAASPPLKASSPKPRIVLGIATVGGLLLGIVIGMLRDLSQSIRTSGQEPRPSAQDDRIERPVADAVRQDSEASAKARTVRLTGSG is encoded by the coding sequence ATGCTGCAGACCAATAGAACGGATAATTGGGAAAATCGGGACAAGATGCCGCCTGAATTTCGTCCGGCGCCGGTCGTCTCCCTGGCGGAAGTGCTGGGCGTGCTGGCGTTTATACGACGACATGTACTGATCATATCGCTGACATGTTTCGCGGCGCTTGGCGTTGCTACACTTTACCTCATCACCGCGGTACCGACGTTCACCGCCAAGGCGCTGCTCATCGTAAACTCGAAAACGACCTTTGTGGACGCTGCGGCGGTGTCAACGATCGTGCAAAGTCAGATCGGAATCATAAAGTCTGAGAGCATCGCTAGCGCCGTGATCGACAGACTCCGCCTTGCTCAAGACCCGGAATTTGCGACCGGCCAAGGCAGCGGCATGATATCCCGGCTGCTCGGCTGGAGTAAGCCGCAGACGGAAGTTAGCGCCGCGCGCTATGCCTTGGAACCTTTCGAACGCAAGCTTTCGGCCAAGCGTGTCGGCGCTACATATCTTGTCGAGGTTACCTTCGACTCAAAAGATCCTGATCGAGCGGCGCAGATCCTAAACGCTGTTGCCGAAAAATATATTACCCATCAAATGGACAAGGCCGGCTTGCAAGACGAGAAGTGGGTTAAGGATCGACTGAACGACTTGAGCACTCAAGCATTAGCTGCCCAAAAGGCGCTGGAGGATTATAGTAAGAATCGGAAAGAGCCGGCGGATTCAGCTGCTACCATCGATAAATTGGTAGCTGCTGCGGAATCATCAAAAAGCGCCTATGATAATTTTCGCCACGTGCTGCGCAAGACAGAAGCGACGCAACAACAATCCTCGCCGGTGTTTGATGCGAGTCTCGTTACCGCGGCGTCGCCTCCTTTGAAGGCAAGTTCGCCAAAGCCTAGAATCGTGCTTGGAATAGCGACCGTTGGAGGGCTGCTTCTTGGAATCGTTATAGGAATGCTGCGCGATCTGTCTCAAAGCATCCGCACCAGCGGGCAGGAACCTCGTCCAAGCGCCCAAGATGACAGGATCGAGCGACCTGTTGCAGACGCGGTTCGACAAGATTCTGAAGCATCGGCAAAGGCGAGGACAGTGCGACTTACGGGTTCGGGATGA